The following coding sequences are from one Desulfosporosinus orientis DSM 765 window:
- a CDS encoding alkaline phosphatase family protein, protein MKREALTKKLLVLGVDGMDPKITRKFLSEGIMPNLQKFIEKGSARKDLSHLGALPTITPACWTTLATGAYPGTHGITCFWRQSPQSLDAVVYNMDSRNCEAEQLWNVTAAAGIKTLVWHWPGSAWPPTSDSPNLSVVDGTQPGSVNMGVAQLDWEKVIAADEEITELQYAPKVERPAGVGCMISDLDAITEEEEPATDMLEIWYGEAAMKGAEIREYIMGPENMEMVIESIPHYDLVNSPLKDAEGWAAAPADAKEFTILTSDGIVRRPALILKNAEGIYDHIAIYKNKKAEKPIVVLEVGKMVSGIVDDINKEGELKPACRSMKLLELSPDGKKLKMWISNALDTAQDKLFHPKELLKDVVEHVGPVPPVSLVGGEDAYLVENVYEPAWDAYCQWQAKALNHLINNREYQVIFTHLHNIDCAGHMFWHLAKNLERWSYTDPKVNQDFIRKFYIQTDKYLGEFLHLLDEGWTIMILADHGLLVGEEFPPQIGEYGGMNVQVMEELGYTVMKKDKNGKTLKEVDWEKTTAVQTRSNYIYINLKGRDAHGIVDPADKYELERKIMSDLYSYRYKGQRVIGLAMRNKDAVVLGTNGPQCGDIFFTVDEGFSRLHGDGLSTVEGAFDTSVSPIFLAAGTGIKENFTTARTIRQVDIAPTIATLVGVRMPAHCEGAPIYQILTEEF, encoded by the coding sequence GTGAAAAGAGAAGCATTGACAAAGAAATTATTGGTATTAGGGGTAGATGGGATGGATCCCAAAATAACCCGGAAATTCTTGTCCGAAGGAATAATGCCCAACCTACAAAAATTCATTGAAAAAGGTTCGGCAAGAAAAGACTTATCCCATTTAGGTGCCCTGCCAACGATTACGCCTGCATGCTGGACCACTTTAGCAACAGGAGCTTATCCAGGAACACACGGTATTACCTGCTTTTGGCGGCAGTCACCACAGAGCTTGGATGCTGTTGTATATAATATGGATTCCAGAAACTGTGAAGCTGAGCAGTTATGGAATGTAACTGCTGCAGCCGGTATTAAAACATTAGTATGGCATTGGCCCGGTTCCGCTTGGCCTCCGACCAGTGACAGCCCAAATTTAAGCGTTGTTGATGGAACACAGCCGGGTTCTGTTAACATGGGTGTGGCACAACTTGATTGGGAAAAAGTTATTGCTGCTGATGAGGAAATTACAGAATTACAATATGCTCCTAAAGTAGAACGTCCTGCTGGCGTTGGCTGTATGATTTCCGATCTGGATGCTATTACCGAAGAAGAAGAACCAGCTACCGACATGCTGGAAATATGGTATGGTGAAGCTGCCATGAAAGGCGCTGAAATCCGTGAATATATCATGGGACCGGAAAATATGGAAATGGTCATTGAATCTATTCCTCATTATGATTTAGTCAATTCCCCGTTGAAAGATGCAGAAGGATGGGCAGCTGCACCGGCAGATGCCAAAGAATTTACTATTTTAACATCCGATGGTATTGTAAGACGTCCCGCACTGATTTTAAAGAATGCTGAGGGCATCTATGACCATATAGCAATTTATAAAAACAAGAAAGCAGAGAAACCAATCGTAGTATTAGAAGTCGGGAAAATGGTTTCCGGTATTGTAGACGACATAAATAAAGAAGGTGAATTAAAACCTGCATGTCGGTCCATGAAACTCCTGGAACTTTCTCCGGATGGTAAAAAACTGAAAATGTGGATCAGTAACGCACTGGATACTGCCCAGGATAAATTATTTCACCCCAAGGAATTGCTAAAAGATGTCGTTGAACATGTTGGCCCGGTTCCGCCTGTTAGCTTGGTTGGGGGAGAAGATGCTTACCTGGTTGAGAATGTTTATGAACCAGCCTGGGATGCGTACTGTCAATGGCAGGCAAAGGCTTTAAATCATTTAATTAATAATCGTGAATACCAAGTAATATTTACTCATTTGCATAATATTGACTGTGCAGGTCATATGTTTTGGCATTTAGCGAAAAACCTGGAGCGCTGGAGCTATACTGACCCTAAAGTTAATCAGGACTTTATCCGGAAGTTTTACATTCAGACAGACAAATATTTGGGAGAATTCTTACATCTGTTAGATGAAGGATGGACCATCATGATTCTAGCCGACCATGGTTTACTGGTCGGGGAAGAATTCCCGCCACAAATTGGTGAATATGGCGGCATGAACGTACAAGTAATGGAGGAACTCGGTTATACCGTAATGAAAAAGGATAAAAACGGTAAAACTTTGAAAGAAGTAGATTGGGAAAAGACAACAGCTGTTCAAACTCGAAGTAACTATATTTATATTAACTTAAAGGGCCGTGATGCCCATGGCATTGTTGACCCGGCGGACAAATATGAACTGGAAAGAAAAATTATGTCTGACCTGTACTCTTATAGATATAAAGGACAGCGTGTTATCGGGCTTGCAATGCGGAATAAAGACGCTGTTGTATTAGGAACAAACGGTCCGCAGTGTGGTGATATCTTCTTCACTGTCGATGAGGGATTTAGCCGTTTACATGGTGATGGGTTATCCACTGTAGAGGGTGCTTTCGATACTTCTGTTTCCCCAATTTTTCTAGCAGCTGGGACAGGAATTAAAGAAAACTTTACAACAGCTAGAACTATTAGACAAGTTGATATTGCCCCAACTATTGCAACATTAGTAGGTGTAAGAATGCCTGCCCACTGCGAAGGAGCACCAATCTATCAGATTTTAACCGAAGAATTCTAA
- the mobB gene encoding molybdopterin-guanine dinucleotide biosynthesis protein B gives MDIKGKRNQIPVISIVGGKSNSGKTTLLEKLIREAKQRGWRVATLKHDVHGFEMDQPGKDTWRHDQAGADVVAISSPQRIAVLERVSEDQPLDEVLSRIHGVDVIFTEGYKHADKPKIEVFRSAVHQELFSKRDELIAIASDIQFDNGIPCFNLDDAKGLCDLIQTVFNIKKNA, from the coding sequence ATGGACATTAAAGGAAAAAGGAACCAAATTCCTGTCATTTCAATTGTCGGGGGAAAGTCCAACTCCGGTAAAACGACCCTCTTGGAAAAACTTATCCGCGAAGCAAAGCAGCGAGGCTGGAGGGTAGCAACTCTCAAACATGACGTTCATGGTTTTGAGATGGACCAGCCGGGCAAAGACACTTGGCGTCATGATCAGGCAGGTGCTGATGTGGTAGCAATCAGCTCTCCGCAAAGGATTGCCGTTCTAGAACGTGTTTCCGAAGATCAGCCTCTTGATGAGGTATTATCTCGTATTCATGGGGTTGATGTTATTTTTACAGAAGGGTACAAGCATGCTGACAAGCCGAAGATAGAAGTCTTTCGTTCGGCTGTACATCAGGAGCTATTCTCTAAACGAGATGAACTTATCGCTATCGCCAGCGATATTCAATTTGATAATGGGATCCCTTGTTTTAACTTGGATGACGCAAAAGGACTTTGTGATCTCATTCAAACAGTATTTAACATAAAAAAGAATGCTTAA
- a CDS encoding DUF342 domain-containing protein: MEKRKNGVVGIPDTIIQTQSIDNIKEEWANKLNILPEDIALEVLNKPGFFSRQWKVRLIWQEQSHNPNLMPSQVIWDGSKYLITLGEGVKQFIPFWDVGEVKFKGIIQDKPFRVSHGDQVEFYPLVQAGFLTWELEIRFQGLSVAAKVKHELPGHYILPDNLPVEEEINLAQYVTWESLPAQGEIWDEAKLNSDLEHLNIVHGRRKEAWKEIMDVKGSKEVVVAEATLPIPPVHARLEDFVGAPQEICSQEGKKIDFLASKVKLVEKGSVLARKIPGRPGVPGKDVLGKDLPASSFKDFQFRVKKNVSLSADELEVISACAGQPIRIDERTYMVEHVYVLNQDVDIATGSIEFPGDVFVNGNVQDGLRVFAQGKIEIRGSVSHAEIRAEKGALIHQNLLGGKIIVGEKFVVRSELLRLISELQNQLGVCLRHTADLAKTSKAANLKPGQCLKLIIEKQYAELPKLANRLDKFIFENKNDELITEGLIVTSQTAKRFLTGLGPLEAQSIPLLQRVNQAFVQFAESLTLEIPDKLSLVVSYAQGATIECGGAFECHKGTYNSNIRVEGDVTIEGVCRGGKIFAGGRVQIRELGGSEVSSTYVQISPESHLSVNYCHANVVIAVGKEIIQIEEPYRNLEIYRDQGRVQIEKLKANPID; encoded by the coding sequence ATGGAAAAAAGAAAGAATGGGGTGGTTGGTATCCCAGATACAATAATACAAACTCAGTCAATAGATAATATAAAAGAAGAGTGGGCAAATAAACTGAATATTTTGCCTGAAGACATTGCTCTTGAAGTACTTAATAAACCTGGCTTTTTTTCCCGACAGTGGAAGGTTCGTCTAATTTGGCAGGAGCAAAGCCATAATCCCAACTTAATGCCTAGTCAAGTAATTTGGGATGGAAGCAAATACCTTATCACCCTAGGTGAAGGGGTAAAACAGTTTATACCTTTCTGGGATGTAGGGGAGGTAAAGTTTAAAGGTATTATTCAAGATAAACCTTTTCGGGTAAGTCATGGTGATCAGGTGGAGTTCTATCCTTTGGTTCAGGCTGGGTTTCTGACATGGGAACTGGAGATTCGATTTCAGGGATTGTCTGTTGCAGCCAAAGTTAAGCACGAATTACCTGGGCATTATATTCTTCCAGATAATCTTCCAGTTGAGGAAGAGATTAATCTAGCTCAGTATGTTACTTGGGAGAGCCTGCCGGCTCAAGGTGAGATTTGGGATGAAGCAAAGTTAAATTCTGACTTAGAGCATTTAAACATAGTTCATGGGCGCCGTAAGGAGGCGTGGAAAGAAATAATGGATGTCAAAGGCTCTAAAGAGGTTGTTGTTGCTGAAGCCACTCTTCCGATTCCCCCCGTCCACGCTCGCCTTGAAGATTTTGTTGGGGCGCCACAAGAGATATGTAGTCAAGAAGGGAAAAAAATAGATTTTTTGGCTTCAAAGGTTAAGCTGGTGGAAAAAGGTTCCGTCTTAGCTCGTAAAATTCCCGGCAGGCCTGGAGTTCCTGGAAAAGACGTGTTGGGGAAAGACCTTCCTGCGTCTTCGTTTAAGGATTTTCAATTTCGTGTTAAGAAGAATGTGTCTCTTTCTGCTGACGAGCTGGAAGTTATCTCCGCATGCGCCGGACAACCGATACGTATTGACGAAAGAACCTATATGGTTGAGCATGTTTATGTTCTAAATCAAGATGTGGATATAGCTACCGGAAGTATTGAATTCCCTGGGGATGTTTTCGTGAATGGAAATGTCCAAGATGGGCTGCGAGTTTTTGCACAGGGAAAGATAGAAATTCGGGGATCTGTTTCACATGCAGAGATCAGAGCAGAAAAAGGGGCTCTAATTCATCAGAACCTTTTAGGCGGAAAAATAATCGTTGGGGAGAAATTTGTTGTTCGTTCAGAACTTCTGAGGCTTATTTCTGAGCTTCAAAATCAACTTGGAGTCTGTTTGCGGCACACTGCAGACTTAGCTAAGACATCAAAGGCTGCCAATTTAAAGCCTGGACAATGTCTAAAACTAATAATAGAAAAACAATATGCAGAGCTTCCCAAACTAGCAAATCGATTAGATAAATTTATTTTTGAAAATAAGAATGATGAACTGATCACTGAGGGTTTAATTGTTACTAGTCAAACAGCGAAACGCTTTTTGACGGGTTTAGGTCCTTTGGAAGCACAGTCGATACCTCTTCTTCAGCGAGTGAATCAAGCCTTTGTACAATTTGCAGAAAGTCTGACCCTCGAGATTCCGGATAAACTCAGTCTTGTCGTTAGTTATGCTCAAGGAGCAACTATCGAGTGTGGAGGGGCCTTTGAGTGTCACAAGGGGACCTATAACTCGAATATTCGTGTTGAGGGTGATGTTACAATTGAGGGAGTATGTCGAGGTGGAAAAATTTTTGCAGGAGGAAGGGTCCAAATTCGCGAACTGGGAGGTTCAGAGGTTAGCTCAACTTATGTACAAATTAGCCCGGAAAGCCATCTTTCTGTAAACTACTGCCATGCTAATGTGGTAATCGCGGTGGGAAAAGAAATTATTCAGATAGAAGAACCATATCGCAACTTGGAAATTTATCGGGATCAAGGTCGAGTTCAAATTGAAAAACTCAAGGCCAATCCAATAGATTGA
- a CDS encoding thioredoxin family protein, which translates to MSLEQLNANSFEKVIYDNEESCLVIFSRKTCHVCKEVVPVLEELQPQYLDRFGFYYVDVEEEKNLFQRFSLKGVPQILFFKDGEYQAKLAGAADEDKVIDKIEEVLES; encoded by the coding sequence ATGTCCTTAGAACAATTAAACGCAAATAGTTTCGAAAAAGTTATTTATGATAATGAGGAATCCTGTCTCGTTATTTTCTCAAGAAAAACTTGTCACGTTTGTAAAGAGGTCGTCCCTGTTTTGGAAGAACTTCAACCGCAATACCTGGACAGGTTTGGATTCTATTATGTGGATGTAGAAGAAGAAAAAAACTTGTTCCAAAGATTCTCCTTAAAAGGAGTTCCTCAGATTCTTTTCTTTAAGGATGGCGAATACCAAGCAAAACTAGCAGGGGCTGCTGACGAAGACAAAGTCATAGATAAGATTGAGGAAGTTCTAGAATCGTAA
- the trxB gene encoding thioredoxin-disulfide reductase — translation MGDVTYDLIIIGGGPAGLTAAIYGGRAKLRTLVINKGTVGGLVNTTREIVNYPGYGQISGSDLMKDFKKHADSFGVEFLRDEVVSVNFSQEDKIICTKKKKEYTAKAVIIACGSEPRLLNIPGEKRLQGSGVAYCATCDAEFFEGEDVVVVGSGDQAIEEGMYITKFARKVTVIVLHDEGVLDCNKVSAERAFQNEKMEFVWNSTIEEVLGEANVEGVKIKNLKTGRSSELACQGVFFFVGMIPSTHFLKESDIEMDRRGYIPVNDLMETNLEGVYAVGDNRVKYLRQVVSAAGDGATAAVAAERYIEELNAFSASVMKSDKIVLLLFFNALDNQSLEFSTLLEEVNQELSERYKVVKIDMATKKNLAQKYDVKIVPSVVVLDKGQEIKRVDYSMDKEKLKAQLCYPKNYI, via the coding sequence ATGGGAGATGTGACGTACGATTTAATCATTATCGGCGGGGGCCCTGCAGGACTCACTGCAGCTATTTATGGGGGAAGAGCGAAGCTGAGAACTTTGGTTATCAACAAAGGGACAGTAGGCGGTTTGGTTAATACGACACGAGAAATTGTCAATTATCCGGGCTATGGCCAAATCAGTGGATCCGATCTTATGAAAGACTTTAAAAAGCATGCCGATTCCTTTGGTGTTGAATTTTTACGGGATGAAGTTGTGAGTGTTAATTTTTCTCAAGAAGACAAAATCATCTGCACTAAAAAAAAGAAAGAATACACGGCCAAGGCGGTTATCATTGCTTGTGGCAGTGAGCCGAGACTATTGAATATTCCTGGTGAAAAGCGGCTTCAGGGCAGTGGGGTTGCGTATTGTGCAACCTGTGATGCCGAGTTTTTTGAAGGAGAAGACGTTGTTGTCGTTGGCAGCGGGGATCAAGCCATCGAAGAAGGTATGTACATTACCAAGTTCGCTCGCAAAGTCACAGTGATTGTACTCCATGATGAAGGTGTTCTCGATTGCAATAAAGTGAGTGCGGAAAGGGCATTCCAAAATGAAAAGATGGAGTTTGTATGGAACTCCACGATTGAAGAAGTCCTGGGTGAGGCTAATGTCGAGGGCGTTAAAATCAAGAACTTAAAAACAGGCCGTTCAAGCGAACTTGCTTGCCAGGGTGTTTTTTTCTTTGTTGGCATGATACCTTCGACTCATTTTCTCAAGGAAAGTGACATTGAGATGGACAGAAGAGGCTATATTCCCGTTAATGACTTGATGGAAACGAATCTCGAAGGCGTATATGCGGTCGGAGACAATCGGGTTAAATATCTAAGGCAAGTGGTTTCGGCTGCAGGTGATGGGGCAACGGCCGCAGTCGCTGCCGAGCGCTATATTGAGGAACTGAATGCATTTAGTGCGAGTGTTATGAAAAGTGACAAAATAGTTCTCTTGCTTTTCTTCAATGCCTTAGATAATCAAAGCTTGGAGTTTAGCACTTTATTAGAAGAGGTAAATCAAGAACTATCGGAACGCTACAAAGTGGTTAAAATTGATATGGCTACTAAGAAAAATCTTGCCCAGAAGTATGATGTCAAAATTGTGCCATCAGTTGTTGTATTGGACAAAGGGCAAGAGATCAAACGAGTGGACTATTCCATGGATAAAGAAAAGCTAAAAGCTCAATTATGTTATCCGAAAAACTATATATAA
- a CDS encoding GNAT family N-acetyltransferase yields MQVRQGNVRDWPFMYALGKIGIPDSISPWRKQTLEATMKYREEFLRGFWTWIQQSESEVFIAEDAEHSEGGATRPIGYLVLHGSAQEELTGLPQGWIMDIVVQPEYRGKGAGKALLEAAENYCRQHRIPYLGLAVSSHNVKALRLYENFGFAEERKLLVKSLY; encoded by the coding sequence ATGCAAGTTCGTCAAGGAAATGTTCGTGATTGGCCGTTTATGTATGCCCTTGGGAAAATCGGTATTCCGGATAGTATTTCTCCCTGGCGGAAACAGACCTTGGAAGCTACGATGAAGTACAGAGAGGAATTTCTCAGAGGGTTTTGGACTTGGATTCAGCAATCCGAATCTGAAGTTTTTATTGCTGAAGATGCAGAACACTCTGAGGGGGGAGCAACGCGTCCAATTGGATATTTAGTTCTTCATGGTTCTGCACAAGAAGAGTTAACGGGTTTGCCTCAGGGATGGATCATGGACATTGTTGTTCAGCCGGAGTATAGAGGCAAGGGGGCAGGCAAGGCATTGCTTGAGGCTGCGGAAAATTATTGCCGCCAACATAGAATCCCTTACCTAGGCCTTGCGGTAAGCAGTCATAATGTAAAAGCACTTCGTCTCTACGAGAATTTTGGTTTTGCAGAAGAGAGAAAGTTATTGGTCAAAAGTCTCTATTAG
- a CDS encoding molybdopterin molybdotransferase MoeA — protein sequence MKTMIDLEEALQLVLDRIQPVDTECVGIADGYFRVLAEDVVSQIAMPPFARSPLDGYAYIATDTDPRPLQLKVVAEIPAGTFLDRVIDIGEAVKIFTGAPIPSGANCVVRMEDTEAIGDKVRIFRPVAPGSNIVHKGEEIKGGDVLLRQGFYLTPPAVGLLAAVGLSEIKVYRRPRVGLLSSGSELMDVGQPLNPGKIYNSNSYTLRGMLQQAGCEVLIIPIVNDQIDDTLEALRKVVDADIIITTGGASVGDYDIIRDAFAEYGCEMLFWKLNLKPGTPASVGQKGNQFFFSLSGNPAAAMVTFELLVRPALRKFAGRRGSEEVFPVKMASAFNKGGKQRRFLRARAVFKDGEICADLSPAQGSGILRSMIGSHLLIDVPANHGAVEVGELMMARWITDWET from the coding sequence ATGAAAACAATGATAGATTTAGAGGAAGCGTTGCAATTAGTCCTTGACCGTATTCAGCCTGTTGATACAGAGTGTGTTGGTATTGCAGACGGATATTTTCGTGTCTTGGCTGAAGATGTGGTATCCCAGATTGCCATGCCTCCTTTTGCACGCTCACCTCTCGATGGGTATGCCTATATTGCTACCGATACGGATCCCCGTCCGCTTCAATTGAAGGTTGTTGCTGAAATTCCGGCAGGAACGTTTTTAGACCGGGTAATTGATATCGGAGAGGCTGTTAAAATTTTTACAGGTGCGCCCATACCTTCCGGCGCTAATTGTGTTGTACGTATGGAAGACACGGAGGCAATTGGTGACAAAGTAAGGATTTTTCGCCCAGTAGCTCCGGGCTCGAATATCGTACATAAAGGGGAAGAAATAAAAGGTGGAGATGTTTTACTGAGACAGGGGTTTTATTTGACACCTCCTGCCGTTGGCTTGCTGGCGGCTGTCGGCTTGAGCGAAATCAAAGTCTACCGCCGTCCTCGGGTAGGACTGCTCTCTTCAGGATCGGAGCTAATGGACGTAGGACAGCCCTTAAATCCGGGAAAGATATATAACAGTAATAGTTATACTTTGAGGGGAATGCTTCAACAGGCTGGTTGTGAGGTTTTAATAATTCCCATTGTCAACGATCAAATTGACGATACTCTTGAAGCGTTAAGAAAGGTTGTCGATGCCGACATCATCATCACTACAGGGGGGGCATCTGTTGGGGATTACGATATCATTCGTGATGCCTTTGCAGAGTATGGGTGTGAAATGTTGTTCTGGAAGCTGAATTTAAAACCTGGAACCCCTGCTTCCGTGGGTCAAAAAGGAAATCAGTTCTTTTTCTCTCTTTCTGGAAATCCGGCGGCAGCTATGGTTACCTTTGAACTCTTGGTTCGTCCGGCACTGCGCAAATTTGCAGGACGAAGAGGTTCAGAAGAAGTGTTTCCCGTCAAAATGGCAAGTGCCTTTAACAAGGGCGGGAAACAACGCCGTTTTTTACGTGCCCGGGCAGTCTTTAAAGATGGGGAAATATGTGCGGATCTTTCCCCTGCCCAGGGATCTGGGATTCTTCGCTCCATGATTGGCAGTCATTTGTTAATTGACGTACCGGCAAATCATGGAGCAGTAGAGGTAGGAGAACTGATGATGGCACGTTGGATCACGGATTGGGAGACTTGA
- a CDS encoding Na/Pi cotransporter family protein, whose protein sequence is MSIAILVLGLCLLLWGMKILRQGLQSFAGHRLHQALLWMTATPWRGFWSGSISTALLQSSTALTVMAVSFVDAGLLPFSNAFALILGSNIGTTLTTQLLAFPLDKITPYIMVFGSLGFLFIPSRWRFLSQSVFGLGVLFFALGLLQVGMAPLVDLPSIQNFLRQLGDNHLQGVIAGTVVSALLHSSNATTGIVMLLTADGWITLPTALAFIFGANIGTCFTAVIAALASSRAAQRVALFHVLLNVFGVVLFFPFVEPLAKGLTFLGGSLSRQVANAHTIFNLLSSLLAFPLLPGATRLLKKVLP, encoded by the coding sequence CTGTCTATTGCCATTCTTGTACTAGGATTATGCCTTCTTCTCTGGGGAATGAAAATACTAAGACAAGGGCTTCAGTCCTTCGCCGGACATCGCCTCCATCAAGCTCTTCTATGGATGACTGCTACTCCTTGGCGCGGGTTTTGGAGCGGATCAATTTCCACAGCCCTACTTCAATCAAGCACAGCTTTAACCGTTATGGCCGTTTCCTTCGTTGATGCGGGACTCCTTCCCTTTAGCAATGCTTTCGCTCTGATTTTAGGAAGCAATATTGGCACAACATTAACAACCCAACTTCTAGCCTTTCCCCTTGATAAAATAACGCCTTATATTATGGTTTTTGGATCTCTGGGATTCCTCTTTATTCCTTCTCGCTGGCGTTTTCTTTCCCAATCAGTGTTCGGCTTGGGTGTTCTCTTCTTTGCACTGGGCTTACTTCAAGTAGGGATGGCCCCTCTTGTGGATTTGCCATCGATTCAGAACTTTCTGCGCCAACTGGGAGACAACCATCTCCAGGGGGTTATAGCGGGAACAGTTGTATCGGCCTTACTGCATTCATCTAATGCAACAACCGGAATAGTAATGCTGCTTACAGCGGACGGCTGGATAACCCTTCCTACCGCACTGGCCTTTATTTTTGGTGCAAATATCGGCACATGTTTTACAGCAGTTATAGCAGCTCTTGCCTCTTCTCGAGCTGCTCAGCGTGTAGCATTATTTCATGTCTTGTTGAATGTTTTTGGAGTGGTATTATTCTTCCCTTTTGTCGAACCGCTGGCCAAAGGACTCACCTTCCTGGGAGGGAGCCTTTCGCGGCAGGTTGCCAACGCCCATACCATCTTTAACCTGCTGTCGTCCCTTTTAGCATTTCCGCTGCTCCCTGGGGCAACGCGATTACTCAAAAAAGTGCTTCCTTAG
- a CDS encoding LysR family transcriptional regulator gives MRIEQLTYLVTLFHYPSLTVASEHLFISQQSLGKAIKELESELQTDLIIRTSRGISFTEQGKEAVKMASSILTQIKEFQNHFLHLNHSEDSSAGNLLVLCCQAAYPQIMSKAIRIFQQIHPKVKIITMERDGLYLPSLHLQLYKERKDTEIISIINLPSIDEYPDIKIPDELSFHPLYKTKWLACVSKNNPELAKMKKISMKTLLKHPIIIQSPDYAYCDTSCIDHFIFNRFGTPNIKMVIDNLELFCQAIETNMGVSITSNIYANVSRIKNSKDMVLIDIKEKQNVQLGYFITNDMEHSGLIRSFVQSLQDVLKEFPFHE, from the coding sequence ATGCGCATTGAACAATTAACTTACCTGGTTACTTTATTCCACTATCCTTCTCTAACAGTTGCAAGTGAGCATCTTTTTATCTCTCAGCAATCACTTGGAAAAGCAATTAAAGAACTGGAATCTGAACTGCAAACTGATTTAATCATTCGTACATCTCGTGGTATTAGCTTCACGGAACAAGGAAAAGAAGCGGTTAAAATGGCTTCCTCCATATTGACACAAATTAAGGAATTTCAGAATCACTTTTTGCATTTAAATCATTCAGAAGATTCCTCTGCAGGAAACTTATTGGTTTTATGCTGTCAGGCAGCTTATCCGCAAATAATGTCAAAAGCGATACGTATTTTTCAACAAATTCATCCAAAAGTAAAAATCATTACAATGGAACGGGATGGTCTCTATCTACCTTCATTGCATTTGCAGCTATATAAGGAACGAAAAGATACAGAAATTATTAGTATTATTAATTTACCCTCTATCGATGAATATCCCGATATAAAAATCCCTGATGAGTTATCCTTTCATCCGCTTTACAAAACCAAGTGGTTAGCCTGTGTCAGTAAAAATAATCCTGAACTAGCAAAAATGAAAAAAATCTCTATGAAAACATTACTTAAACATCCTATTATTATACAATCTCCTGATTATGCCTATTGCGATACTTCCTGTATTGACCATTTTATATTTAATCGATTTGGCACGCCGAATATAAAAATGGTCATTGATAACCTCGAGTTATTTTGCCAAGCTATTGAAACGAATATGGGAGTTTCTATTACTTCAAATATTTATGCCAATGTAAGTCGAATAAAAAATTCTAAAGATATGGTTTTAATTGATATCAAAGAAAAACAAAACGTTCAACTGGGGTATTTTATTACGAATGATATGGAGCATTCCGGCTTAATCAGAAGTTTTGTCCAATCTCTCCAAGACGTCTTAAAAGAATTTCCATTTCATGAATAG